The genomic window GGGAGACTGAGTATCTCTTGCGAACACAAAGTTGCAACCGGGAAATCTTGAGGATTATAATCAAGATAGCGATATGCGCCAAGGTTCGGCAGGGCTATCGGGTAATGTATGCCAGTTTCTATCCCTTTCTCATCCATATAGACCCGAACAGCATCCCGGTTTTTTGTCCTGATTACAAATAAGTGGTAGACATGACGGAATCCAGACAGCTCTACGGGAAGAATTATCTCTGTATCTTTCAATTTCTGCTTATATATCTCGGCTTTATTCCGCCTTTTCTCTGTCCAATCTTCGATATATTTTAATTTAACACTCAATATTGCGGCCTGAATTCCATCTAAACGACTATTCACACCTTCAAAATCGTGATCATATTTTTTAATTCGACCATGATTGGCAATCATTCGACATTTCGTTGCAAGCTCTTCATCATTGGTAACAATTGCTCCTCCATCGCCATAGGCCCCCAGGTTCTTGCCAGGATAAAAACTGAAGCATGCTGCATGACCTAGGCGCCCGGATTTTACCCTGCCCACCTTCGCTCCGTGCGCCTGAGCTGCATCCTCTATCACGTAAAGGCCATGCTTATGGGCAATCTCATTTATCATTCCCATTTCTGCCGGATGTCCATAGAGGTGAACTGGCAGTATAGCTTTGGTCCTTTTGGTTATAGCCCCCTCTATCTTTGCTGCGTCAATATTATATGTCTCAGGATCACA from Pseudomonadota bacterium includes these protein-coding regions:
- a CDS encoding DegT/DnrJ/EryC1/StrS family aminotransferase; amino-acid sequence: MKVPFVDLWAQYQSIKSEIDNAIEGVIKSSAFIGGQYVQQFESGFAVYCGAKYCVGVGNGTDAIYIVLRALGISPGDEVVTVANSFIATSEAITMTGARVVFVDCDPETYNIDAAKIEGAITKRTKAILPVHLYGHPAEMGMINEIAHKHGLYVIEDAAQAHGAKVGRVKSGRLGHAACFSFYPGKNLGAYGDGGAIVTNDEELATKCRMIANHGRIKKYDHDFEGVNSRLDGIQAAILSVKLKYIEDWTEKRRNKAEIYKQKLKDTEIILPVELSGFRHVYHLFVIRTKNRDAVRVYMDEKGIETGIHYPIALPNLGAYRYLDYNPQDFPVATLCSQEILSLPIYPELTETQIEYICEHLTAAIRSEK